The candidate division WOR-3 bacterium genome window below encodes:
- a CDS encoding HAMP domain-containing histidine kinase yields MLAGSQAPPAGLPGQPEPAYADSLAMVCHDLRTPLAAIKEALALLTETATSQLDDRQHRYLAVAREEINRLNRMIDDLVEVSRMESGKVVLHPKAVDLSELLSAATESLSPLAGKRNLTIRRDVPSLLPQVTGDRDQLLRVFGNLLDNAIKHSPVGGTVRVGITPVDPRSGAPAGDGSTARDGYVQVTVSNDGPGIPPEAIDRIFEKFERADSRCPGSGLGLAVVRSIVEMHHGRVWAESTSGQGARFQFTLPIREAS; encoded by the coding sequence ATGCTAGCAGGATCTCAGGCCCCGCCAGCGGGACTGCCCGGGCAGCCGGAACCTGCGTACGCCGACTCGCTGGCTATGGTCTGCCACGACCTGCGTACGCCGCTGGCGGCAATCAAAGAGGCACTGGCGCTGCTGACGGAGACCGCAACCAGCCAGCTCGACGACCGTCAGCACCGCTACCTGGCCGTTGCCCGCGAGGAGATCAACCGGCTCAACCGGATGATCGACGACCTTGTTGAAGTTTCCCGAATGGAATCAGGCAAGGTTGTCCTGCATCCCAAGGCGGTGGACTTGTCCGAACTGCTCTCCGCTGCGACTGAGAGCCTGTCGCCGCTTGCGGGCAAGCGCAACCTGACAATCCGGCGCGACGTGCCGTCACTCCTGCCGCAGGTGACCGGTGACCGCGATCAACTGCTCCGCGTCTTCGGCAACCTCCTCGACAATGCCATTAAGCATTCGCCTGTGGGCGGGACGGTTCGCGTGGGGATAACCCCTGTAGACCCGCGCTCGGGCGCACCTGCCGGAGATGGTAGCACTGCTCGCGACGGCTACGTCCAGGTCACGGTTTCGAACGACGGCCCCGGTATCCCGCCAGAGGCAATCGACCGGATCTTCGAGAAGTTCGAGCGTGCGGACTCGCGCTGCCCGGGAAGCGGGTTGGGCCTGGCAGTAGTCCGCTCGATAGTTGAGATGCACCACGGCAGGGTCTGGGCGGAAAGCACCTCAGGCCAGGGGGCGCGGTTCCAGTTCACGCTGCCCATCAGGGAGGCTTCGTGA